TTGCGAAATGGTTCGGCCGCAGTTACCTGATCGGGGCGTTCAAAAAGGGGATGCGGCTTTTCGTGCGCGGCCGCGTGCAGCGTACGCCGGCGGGTGCCGCTATGAACGTGACGCTGCACAAGACGCTGGCGGACGACGAATCCTACGAAGGAGAGATCGTGCCGATCTACGCGGCGAGCAAAACCCTGACGTCGCGGAAGATCCATCAAGTCGTCCGTCGCAACCTTCCGAAGCTGTTGTCGCTCGCGAGTGAGGATCCCATCCCCATCCGGCTTGCGAACGAACGGCACTTTCCGGCGCTTGAAGAAGCGTATCGCGAAATGCACGTGCCGCAGTCGCCGGAAGCTGCCGCGAAGGCGCGCGAGCGGTTTATCTTCACGGAGTTTCTGGCGCTGGCACTCGCGGCGCAGCTAAAGCGCGGCGCGCGAGCCGCCGAGAGCGGCGCGGACGCGCTCGCGATCCCCGGCGATCTGCTCGCCGGGTTCGAGCGGGAACTGCCGTTTGCGCCGACCGGTGCGCAGCGGCGATCGATCGCGGAGATTTGGCACGACATGACGCGCACGTCGCCGATGAACCGCCTGTTGCAAGGCGACGTCGGCAGCGGCAAGACGCTGGTGGCGGCTGCGGCCGTGGTTTTGGCCGCGCGCAACGGCGTTCAATCCGCGCTGATGGCGCCGACGGAGATTCTCGCCGCCCAGCATGCCGCCAAATTGGCACCGACGCTGCTGCCCTTCGGCATCGCGGTCGAGGCGGTCTTCGGCAGCCAAGGCGCCCGCGCGCGTGCGAACGCCGTTGAGAAGCTCAAGAGCGGGGCCGCGATGCTCGCCGTCGGAACGCATGCATTACTTACCGAGGGTGTCGACTTCGCGCGGCTCGGCCTCGTCGTAATCGACGAACAGCATCGCTTCGGCGTCGAGCAACGCGCGCGGTTGCGTTCCAAAGGCGTCGCACCGCACACGCTGCACATGACCGCGACGCCGATTCCGCGCACGCTGGCGCAGTCGATCTACGCCGATCTCGATCTTTCGATTATCGACGAACTACCGCCCGGCCGCACGCCGATCGAGACCTTCGCGCTGCGAAACAGCCGTCTCGATAAGGCCTATACATTCGTACGGATGAACGTCGAGGCCGGGCACCAAGCCTACATCGTTGCGCCGGCGATCGACGAATCCGAGAGCGAACTAACGAGCGTCGTGGTCGAGGCGGAACGCTTGCAGAAGGACGTTTTCCCCGATCTGCGGCTGGGTTTGCTCCACGGACGGCTCTCTGCGCGTGAGAAGGACGCGGTAATGGGCCGGTTCGCGCGCAACGAAATCCAGGTCTTGGTGGCGACCACCGTCGTCGAGGTCGGCGTCGACGTTCCCAACGCGAGCGTGATGGTGGTGCTCGACGCCAATCGTTACGGACTTTCGCAATTACACCAACTGCGCGGGCGCGTCGGACGCGGCGCGGCGAAATCGTTTTGCTTGCTGATCGCCCCCGACGATGCCGGCGAGGTCGAACGGTTAGGAATCCTGACCGAGACGACCGACGGTTTCCGGATCGCGGAAGAAGATCTGCGGTTGCGAGGTCCGGGCGAGTTCGCGGGAACCGCACAATCCGGGCTCGTCGAATTCCGCGTCGCGGATCTCGTTCGCGACATCGAGATCTATCGTAGCGCCAAGCTCGCGGCCGAAGCGATCGTCGACGCCGACCCCACGCTATCGAGTCCCGGCCATGCCGGCCTGCGCGCGTTAATCGAGGCCACCCCCAGTGCCCGGGCCATGATGCTTAGCAGTTGAGGCGTTCTCCGAGGGCGCCGTCGCGGTGGTAGCTAACTACCCGCCATGATTAAAGCGCTTCGGTTTCTTGCGGCCGGTGCTTTGGCGTTGGGTGTCGGGCTTCTCGCGCTCGCTCCGCGCCCCACCGATGCCGCCTCCCTTCAGGTCACGCGTGCGACCCTTCACAACGGACTGCGGATCGTCGTCGTGCACGACGCTCTCGCGCCGGTGGTGACGACCATGCTGAATTATCGGATCGGCTCCAACGACCAATCTATTCCCGGTCTCGCGCACGCGACCGAACACATGATGTTCCGCGGCAGCAAGACGATCTCGTCTTCGCAATTGATGGATTCGATCGACATCACCGGCGGAAGCTTCGATGCCGACACCGAGAGCGACATCACGCAATACTTCTTTACCGTTCCCTCGCAGTATCTCGGGATCGCGCTGAACCTCGAACGTTCCCGCGCGACGGGATTGACGATGGCGCAGTCGCAATGGAATCAGGAGCGCGGCGCGATCACGCAAGAGGTGACGCAAGATAACAGCAACGCTTTCTATCGACTCAACGAGAAGATGACGCAAGCGCTGCTGGGCGGGACGCCCTATGCCAAGAACGGCCTTGGAACCGTGCGCGATTTCGCGCATACGATCAATCACCCGCAACTGATACATTTTTACGACAAATGGTACCATCCGAATAACGCGGTGTACGTCATCGTCGGCGACGTCGACGGACCCAAGACGGTCGCTCGCGTCAAAGCGCTCTTCGGCGACATTCCATCGGCGGCGCTTCCCTCGCGCGATCCGGTCAATCTTCGTCCGATCGTTCCGCACACGTATCGAGACACGAGCGACCAGCCGTATACGGCGGTGCTTATCGGGTATCGGCTTCCCGGCTTCGCGAGCTCAGATTATGCCGCGGCGCAAATTCTCGGCGACGTTCTCTCGAGCCAGCGCGGCGATCTCTACGGACTCGCGGCCTCGGGCCAAGCGCTCTACGCAGGGTTTCAGCAACAATCGTTCGCGAAAGCGTCGATCGGCTACGCGGTTGCGATCGTGCCGGTAACGACCAAACCCGAGGCGGCCGACAAACTCGTGCGAGACGTTTTAACGAACTATCGCAAGACCGGCGTTCCGGCCGATCTCGTCGAAGCGGCCAAGCGGCGCGAAGTCGCCCAACTCGAGTACAACGCCAATTCGATCGAAGGCCTCGCCTTCGAATGGAGTCAAGCGGTCGCGGTTCAGGGCCTCGCATCCCCCGACGACATGATTTCGGCGTTTAACAAAGTCACGACGGACGACGTCAACCGGGTGCTGCGCACCTACGTCGTCGACGCGCGCGCGATTACCGCTTACGCGGTTCCGAAGAACCTCGGCAAGACCAGTTCGGGCGCCGGCGCGCTCGCAAAAGAAGTCAATACGATAGCGCCCAGCAAGCACGTTGCGCTGCCGGCGTTCGCGCGGAGCGTGCTCGCGCACTTGCACGTTCCCGCCGAGACACTGCATCCCACGGCCTTGACGCTCGCCAACGGCATCAAAGTGATCGTGCAGCCCGATCACTCGACCCGCACCGTGACGGTGGCGGGCGAGATACGCAACAATCCGCAAGTGCAAGAGCCCGCCGGACAAGATGGCGTGGCCGACCTCACCGCGTCGTTACTCCCCTACGGAACGGCCACCTACGATCGCCTCGCGTTCCAGGCGGAACTCGATAAGATCGCGGCCACCACGCAAGCCGGAACCACCTTCGGCCTGCAGGCGCTCTCGAGTGATTTCGATCGCGGCGTCGCCCTGCTCGCCGATGAAGAACTGCATCCGCGTTTCGATGCGAAAGATTTCGATGTCGTCAAGCAGCAGACGGTCGGTTCGCTGACCGGCGTGATCACCGCGCCCGATCACCTGGCGGCGGTCGCGCTCAGCAAGGCGCTCTATCCGGCGGGCGATCCAGAGCAGCGCTTCGCCACGCCCGCAAGCGTCGGGTCGCTCACACTCGCCGACGTTAAGGCGTGGTTCGCCTCGGCGTATCGTCCGGATCTCACAACCATCGTCGTGATCGGCGACGTGACGCCGGATCAAGCGAAGGCAGCCCTGACGAAGTACTTCGGCGCGTGGAGCGCCGTCGGTCCGAAGCCGAACGTCTATCCCTCGCCGGTGCCCAACAATGCGGCTTCGACGGCGACGGTCCCGGCAACGGGGCGCGTTCAGTCCTCGGTACAACTCGTCGAAACGACGGGCTTGTTGCGTAAAGATCCCGATTTCGCACCGGTGCAAGTCGCTAACACGATCTTGTCGGGCGGCTTCTACTCATCGCTGCTCTATCACGATCTACGGGAAGTCCACGGCTACGTCTACTACGTCGGCAGTCGCCTGCAGGCCGGGAAAGTCCGTTCGACGTTTAGCGTTTCCTACGGATCGGATCCGAAAAACGTCGTTCCGGCCGAGGGACTGGTCGTCAACGATCTGCGATCGATGCAGCGCCGGCCCGTTGCCGCCGACCGGCTGCTGCGAGCCAAAGCGCAGTTGATGGGCGATATTCCGATCGCGCAGGATAGTTACGACGGCGTCGGCTCACTGTTCTTGCGGTATGCCGGTCTCGGCTTGCCGCTCGATCAATACTCGGTCGACGCGCGGCGCGAACTCGACGTCACCTCGGCACAGATTCGCGCGGCCATGAGTAAGTGGGTGCGACCCAATGGCTTCGTGCGAATCGTAACCGGACCCGGACCCACATAGCCTCAAGCGCCGGCCCAGCGCGCATTCGCGCGCTGGGTTTCGACTTCGATCACACGCTCGGGCTCGATAACAAGCTCGAGCGTGTGGCGTTTCTCCACTTGATCGAGTTCATCGAACGGGACGGCGGAGCACCGCTCGGCGCGCTCGATGCCGAGATCGTTCGAATCGACGAACTGCTCGCGCACCAGCGGGCGGGGGCGTGCACGATCGACGACGCAGTCGAGCGATTCGTGCGCGATCGCGGCGTGGCGCCGACCGGCTATGCCGACGAATACCGGCGCATCGCACTCGCGAGCGTCGATGCCTTCGTCGTGCCCTTGCCGGGCGCGCGCGACTGCTTCGAGCACCTCCGGGCTCGGGCGGTGCCGCATGCGATCCTTACGAACGGCTGGGCGCCGTTACAGCAGCGCAAGGCCGCCCGCATCGGATTCGGCGGCGCGGTGCTTGCCAGCAGCGAGATTGGATCGCAGAAGCCCGATGCGGCCGCGTTCGCGGCGCTGGCCGGCACGCTCGGATGCGCGGCCGATGGGATCGGATACATCGGCGACAACCCGGTCGTCGACGTCGCCGGCGCGCTCGCGGCCGGCATGCAGGGCATTTGGCTCGACGCCGAGGGGGCAAGCTATCCTTCGACTGTTCCAGGGCCTTCGCGAGTTATCCACAGTCTCCACGAGGTGCTCGCGCTCGTTCGCCCGTAGAAAACGAGCGTGCCGAAGATCACGGGAGGAACCCTGCGTAGCCGTAAACTCGCCTCACCCAAAGGAAACAACGTTCGGCCGACTCCGGGCCGGGTCAAGGAGTCGCTCTTTTCGATCTTGATGCCCCGCATCGAAGGCGCGCGTTTTCTCGATCTTTTTGCGGGAACGGGCGCCATCGGTTTCGAGGCGGCCTCGCGGGGCGCGAAACGCGTCGTTTCGGTGGAGGGCCATCGCGAGACGGCCGATGCGATCCGTGAGGCCGCGCAAAATCTGGGTGTCGGCAAGCTCGTTACGGTCGTCTCGGCGCCGGTCGACCGGGCGCTCTATCGCGTCGATGGGCCGTTCGATATCGTGTATGCCGACCCGCCGTACGCCGACGAACTGCCGCTGCAAATGTTCCGGCTGCTTCTCGAACGTAACCTCCTCGCGCCCGACGCGCTCGTGATCTTCGAACACGCGGCGCGCAGCATTCTTCCGCCAATACCGGGGTACCGCGGAGTCCGCGAGGAAGTCTACGGCGATGTCGCATTGGCCTTTTTTACCCTCGCCGGTGCGGCGCGGGATGACATCGGTTGAATAACCGCTCCGCTCGCCACCCCCGGGCCATCTACCCGGGGTCGTTCGATCCGCCGACGAACGGGCATCTCGATGTTATCGATCGTGCGGCGACGTGTTTTGCAGAGCTCATCGTGGCCGTCGTCGTGAATCCGCAAAAGCGCGAGCCGATGTTTACGCTCGAGGAGCGCGAATCGATGATTCGCGAATGCGTCGCTCACCTGCCAAACGTGCGGGTCGAGCATTTTCGCGGCTTGCTCGCCGACTACGTCAAAGCCAATCAAGCCGACGTCATCGTCAAAGGGTTGCGCGTCGTCTCGGATTTCGAGAATGAGATGTCTACCGCGTTGATGAATCGGGCGCTCTCAGACGTCGACACGATGTTTCTCATGTCCGATCAAAAGTATTCGTTTGTCAGTTCGAGCATTGTCAAAGAGGTGTTCTTCTTAGGCGGTGACGTTGGAGCGTTGGTTCCGGAACCGGTAGAACGGTTGATGGCCGCCAAACGCGACACGCTGCGCAGCTTATCGTAACGGAGGTATTCATGTCGGTCTATCGCGTTCTGGATAAACTCGAAGCCTACGTACACGAAGGGACTTGGCTCCCCGCCGGTTATCGCGTCCTGAGCGAGGAGCGGCTGGTGGAGATGATCGAGAAGGTTCGTTCGTCGTTGCCCGAAGAGGTCGGGCGCGCGAAGATTATCGCCAAGGATCAGGATCGCATGATCCGTGCCGCGCACGAAAAGGCGCACGCGATCGTCACCGAAGCGACGAGCAAACACGAAGAACTCGTCGACCAAAACGAGATCGTGGCGCGCGCTCGTACGACGGCCGACGTGGTGCTGCGCGAGGCGGAGGAACGGGCGCGCAAGATTCGCGAAGGCGCCGATCACTATGCCGCTCAGATGCTCGGCGAACTCGAGACGCGGCTTTCAACCGCTCTCGGCTCGGTGCGCAAAGGGCGCGAAGCGCTGACGCCGCGACCATCGCCGGCTGCGACCGACGGACAGCCGCTCGCCGATGCGGCCGCGAAGAGCAAACGGGCGGCTTTCGACGCGCAGGCCGCCGACGAGACCGCGGCTCTCGAGTCGGTCGAAGTCGTGCGCTAAACCGCGTGCGCCTTTCGCTGGCGCAGCGTCGTGCGCCAATCTACGTCGCGGCCGCCCTTGTGGCGGCCGCGCTCGCTTCGATCCCCACGCCATATTCGCTGATCTTGCCGGGCCACGCGGTCGACTTGCGAAAGGTCGTGAGCGTCGCGCGGCACGCGCCGCCGGCCGTGCACTTTTATTTGACCGACGTGGCATTCGTCGCGCATGCCACGCCGCTCGTGCTGCTCGACGGGTTGGGGCCGGGCGGCCGCATCGTGCGAACGACCGACGTCGTGCCGCAGGGCATCAGCTCGCGTGAATACGAAGGCGTCATGCGCGAGTCGATGAACGAGAGTCAAGCGATCGCCGCGGTCGTCGCCGAGCGGGCCGCGCACTTGCGAGTCCCGATTCCGCGTTCGCACGTGCTCGTGCTTTCCATTTCGGCGCTCTCGCGCGCGGGACGAGCGTTGCGTCCCGGGGATCTCATCGTTTCGGTCGATGGCGCCGCGGCGACGGCGAGCCCCGATGTCGCGCGCGCTCTGGCTCGCGTTACGCCGGGCGCCAGCGTGCGCGTCGCGATTCTGCGGAAAGGCCGCCTGCTGCAAGCGAACGTTCCGACGATCCTCTATCACGGCGCGACCGCTCTGGGCGTCTATCTCACCGCGGTGATCGAACGGCCGCGGCTACCGGTCGCGGTGACGTATCATCTCCCCGACGTGTCGGGCAGTTCGGGCGGTCTTATGTTCGCGCTCCAGATCTACGCGACGCTAGCCGGGAAGGGACGACTGCCCGAACGAGCCGTTGCGGGCACGGGTACCATCTCGTACGACGGCAGCGTCGGGCCGATCGAGGGCGCCGCGCAGAAGATCGTCGCCGCGCGTCGCGCGGGCGCTTCACTCTTTCTCGTGCCGCGGGAGAACTATGCCGAAATCAAAACGACCTCCGGTATCAAAGTCGTCCCGATCGCGAACTTCCGACAAGCCGTCGCGGCAATCGGCCGTTAGCCGAATCGTGGCCGCACTACGGCCGCATGGCTTGAGCATCGTGACGGTCGCGATTCTCGCGCTGTGGTTCGTGATGTATTGCTTCAGCGATCCGAGTACCCATTGGGGGGCCTTTTTCGGCAACGCGATTGCGGATTGGTGCGGATCGGTCGTCGTCATCGTAGGGACGAAGTACCTGATCGAGCGCGGATCGCAACAGAGCCGGCAGCCGGCCGATCGCCTGCGCGGCATTCGGCGGCTGCTCTGGGAGCACTCACTTACGATCTTTCTGCTCATCACCGGCGTCGGGTGGGTCGTTCTATTCGCGCACATGCAGACCAACGGCAAGTGGGGTCAAGTCAGCGGAAACATCGTCTCGGAGTGGGTGCAGACGCTGGGGATCGTCTACCTCACCAAAAGCTTGGTGGAGCGCGGTTCGGCCGATAGCAACTGAGCCGTCGGCTGCAACTCCTTTTTTTTCGTTTGGGCGCGGCGGGCGAGGGTACGAAGTATCCATGAAACTGCTTGCTTTAGTAACTCCGTTCGTGCTGGCCGCGTCGCTCGCGCCGCTGGTCGCATCGGCGGACGCGACCGGCGGAATCTCCGGCACCGTGATGGATCGAACCACCGGCAAACCCGTAGCGAACGCCGCCGTGTCGATCTACCAGCTCCCGGTACCCAAGCATCAAGAGGCGGTGCGCCTTCGCTCCTCGCTAACCAATCGGCGCGGCTTTTTTGCCGATCTGGGTCTGGAGGGCGGCGCTTACATCGTTACCGCTAACGTTGCGGGGCGCAGTTCGAGCTGCGTCGTGCGTAACGTGAACGGCGGCGAAGTGCACCGCGTGAAGATCGTCGTATCCGACGATAAACGGCCGCCCGCGTGCGAGGGCCCCTACGTGGGGAACTTCGATCCCGACCAGACGGCCGACGTCTATCGCGTTCACTAACGCGCTACATCACTAAGCGCCGGCACCGAGCGTTGTAGCTTGGGAAAGGCAGGCCGCAAAGGCGCATGACCGCGGTAATGGAGCTTTTGCTCCGGCACCTTAAAGCGTTCGCAATCGTGGGCGGCCTCATTGGGGCCGCCTACGTTCTAAACGCCACGCTCGGGTTGCGCGCGGCGGCGGTTTCGCACGGTTCCGTGACCGGCCTTGCGATTCGGGCGCCGGTGGAGATCTTACGCGACGATCGCGGTATCCCGCACATTCGCGCGCGCAACGGACACGATCTCTATTTCGCGCAAGGCTTTGTCGAAGGGTCGGACCGGCTCTTTCAAATGGAGCTGATGCGCCGGTTCGTCTACGGGCAACTGGCCGAGGTGCTCGGTTCCAACGAGCTGCCGATCGACGAGCAAGTTCGCACGATCGACGCCCGCGACATCGTCGAGCGCCAGTGGCGGCACCTGCGTCCCGGCGATCGCGCCGCGCTCGACGCATTCAGCGACGGCGTCAACGCGGCGATGCGCTCGCAGCCGCTTCCGATCGAATTTCGCCTGTTGCTGTACCGGCCGGCAGCCTGGAAGCCGCGCGATTGTCTCGCCGTCGGCGTCGCTATTTCGCTCGATCTCACGGACTCGTGGCATTCGATTCTCGCGCGAAACGACGTTTGGAGACGGGACGGTCCGCGCGATTTCGACGCGGCTTTTCCGCTCAGCGATTCGAAATACGACGTCTCGATCCGCGGAAACGTTGACGGGCCCCCGGCGCGGCCGGCGCCCTCCGCGAACGTGCTTCGCATCGCGCACGTGGCCTCGCGCCCGATCGGCAGCAACGCGTGGGCGGCGGGAGCGCGGCGAACGGCGACGGGACGCGCGCTGCTTGCCAACGATCCGCACTTGGATTTGAATATTCCCGGCATTTGGTATCTGATCGATTTGCGCGCGCCGGGACTGCACGTCGCCGGCGCGGCGATTCCCGGTGCGCCCGGAATTATTTTGGGGCACAACGAGCGCGTTGCGTGGGGCGCTACCAACGGCGCCGTCACGTCGATGAGCCTGTTCTATGCCGGCCGTCTGCACGGCGGGCATTGGAAGCGCGAACGGTTCCACGTGCGATTTGGGCCCGACGTGACGCGACTCTACTACCGCACGCCGCACGAATTTGCAGTCCCCGATGATTATGACCGCACGCGGCTGGTACTCGTGCGCTGGAGCCAATACGACGCCGGCGCTTCGGCGCTTGCGGCGATCCTCGCGCTAAATCGCGCGGCGAGCGCGCGGGACGCCGTTCGTGCGCTCGCAACGTTCCCGGGACCCGCGCAAAATTTCGTGATCGCCGATACGCACGGTTTTGCGGGCTACCATCTCGCCGGCCGGATCGCCGACGACGCCGCGTGGGGACGCTACGTTCACCCGGCGCGCGATCTGCGCGCGACGTACCCCGCGATTGCTTTCGCGCGCCTGCCGAGGGTCGCACCGTCGCGCGACGCCGTCGTGCTCAGCGCCAACAATAAAAT
This sequence is a window from Candidatus Baltobacteraceae bacterium. Protein-coding genes within it:
- the recG gene encoding ATP-dependent DNA helicase RecG, which encodes MLIGELAGVGKESAAKFAELGIARAEDLLNDFPYRYEDQRFPTPASKLVSGDGEVNAVGTVIWVRERRARNLTIVEAELQDDSGTFVAKWFGRSYLIGAFKKGMRLFVRGRVQRTPAGAAMNVTLHKTLADDESYEGEIVPIYAASKTLTSRKIHQVVRRNLPKLLSLASEDPIPIRLANERHFPALEEAYREMHVPQSPEAAAKARERFIFTEFLALALAAQLKRGARAAESGADALAIPGDLLAGFERELPFAPTGAQRRSIAEIWHDMTRTSPMNRLLQGDVGSGKTLVAAAAVVLAARNGVQSALMAPTEILAAQHAAKLAPTLLPFGIAVEAVFGSQGARARANAVEKLKSGAAMLAVGTHALLTEGVDFARLGLVVIDEQHRFGVEQRARLRSKGVAPHTLHMTATPIPRTLAQSIYADLDLSIIDELPPGRTPIETFALRNSRLDKAYTFVRMNVEAGHQAYIVAPAIDESESELTSVVVEAERLQKDVFPDLRLGLLHGRLSAREKDAVMGRFARNEIQVLVATTVVEVGVDVPNASVMVVLDANRYGLSQLHQLRGRVGRGAAKSFCLLIAPDDAGEVERLGILTETTDGFRIAEEDLRLRGPGEFAGTAQSGLVEFRVADLVRDIEIYRSAKLAAEAIVDADPTLSSPGHAGLRALIEATPSARAMMLSS
- a CDS encoding pitrilysin family protein; the protein is MIKALRFLAAGALALGVGLLALAPRPTDAASLQVTRATLHNGLRIVVVHDALAPVVTTMLNYRIGSNDQSIPGLAHATEHMMFRGSKTISSSQLMDSIDITGGSFDADTESDITQYFFTVPSQYLGIALNLERSRATGLTMAQSQWNQERGAITQEVTQDNSNAFYRLNEKMTQALLGGTPYAKNGLGTVRDFAHTINHPQLIHFYDKWYHPNNAVYVIVGDVDGPKTVARVKALFGDIPSAALPSRDPVNLRPIVPHTYRDTSDQPYTAVLIGYRLPGFASSDYAAAQILGDVLSSQRGDLYGLAASGQALYAGFQQQSFAKASIGYAVAIVPVTTKPEAADKLVRDVLTNYRKTGVPADLVEAAKRREVAQLEYNANSIEGLAFEWSQAVAVQGLASPDDMISAFNKVTTDDVNRVLRTYVVDARAITAYAVPKNLGKTSSGAGALAKEVNTIAPSKHVALPAFARSVLAHLHVPAETLHPTALTLANGIKVIVQPDHSTRTVTVAGEIRNNPQVQEPAGQDGVADLTASLLPYGTATYDRLAFQAELDKIAATTQAGTTFGLQALSSDFDRGVALLADEELHPRFDAKDFDVVKQQTVGSLTGVITAPDHLAAVALSKALYPAGDPEQRFATPASVGSLTLADVKAWFASAYRPDLTTIVVIGDVTPDQAKAALTKYFGAWSAVGPKPNVYPSPVPNNAASTATVPATGRVQSSVQLVETTGLLRKDPDFAPVQVANTILSGGFYSSLLYHDLREVHGYVYYVGSRLQAGKVRSTFSVSYGSDPKNVVPAEGLVVNDLRSMQRRPVAADRLLRAKAQLMGDIPIAQDSYDGVGSLFLRYAGLGLPLDQYSVDARRELDVTSAQIRAAMSKWVRPNGFVRIVTGPGPT
- a CDS encoding HAD family hydrolase, with product MGATQWLRANRNRTRTHIASSAGPARIRALGFDFDHTLGLDNKLERVAFLHLIEFIERDGGAPLGALDAEIVRIDELLAHQRAGACTIDDAVERFVRDRGVAPTGYADEYRRIALASVDAFVVPLPGARDCFEHLRARAVPHAILTNGWAPLQQRKAARIGFGGAVLASSEIGSQKPDAAAFAALAGTLGCAADGIGYIGDNPVVDVAGALAAGMQGIWLDAEGASYPSTVPGPSRVIHSLHEVLALVRP
- the rsmD gene encoding 16S rRNA (guanine(966)-N(2))-methyltransferase RsmD, which translates into the protein MPKITGGTLRSRKLASPKGNNVRPTPGRVKESLFSILMPRIEGARFLDLFAGTGAIGFEAASRGAKRVVSVEGHRETADAIREAAQNLGVGKLVTVVSAPVDRALYRVDGPFDIVYADPPYADELPLQMFRLLLERNLLAPDALVIFEHAARSILPPIPGYRGVREEVYGDVALAFFTLAGAARDDIG
- the coaD gene encoding pantetheine-phosphate adenylyltransferase — its product is MNNRSARHPRAIYPGSFDPPTNGHLDVIDRAATCFAELIVAVVVNPQKREPMFTLEERESMIRECVAHLPNVRVEHFRGLLADYVKANQADVIVKGLRVVSDFENEMSTALMNRALSDVDTMFLMSDQKYSFVSSSIVKEVFFLGGDVGALVPEPVERLMAAKRDTLRSLS
- a CDS encoding PDZ domain-containing protein, whose protein sequence is MRLSLAQRRAPIYVAAALVAAALASIPTPYSLILPGHAVDLRKVVSVARHAPPAVHFYLTDVAFVAHATPLVLLDGLGPGGRIVRTTDVVPQGISSREYEGVMRESMNESQAIAAVVAERAAHLRVPIPRSHVLVLSISALSRAGRALRPGDLIVSVDGAAATASPDVARALARVTPGASVRVAILRKGRLLQANVPTILYHGATALGVYLTAVIERPRLPVAVTYHLPDVSGSSGGLMFALQIYATLAGKGRLPERAVAGTGTISYDGSVGPIEGAAQKIVAARRAGASLFLVPRENYAEIKTTSGIKVVPIANFRQAVAAIGR
- a CDS encoding carboxypeptidase-like regulatory domain-containing protein, translated to MKLLALVTPFVLAASLAPLVASADATGGISGTVMDRTTGKPVANAAVSIYQLPVPKHQEAVRLRSSLTNRRGFFADLGLEGGAYIVTANVAGRSSSCVVRNVNGGEVHRVKIVVSDDKRPPACEGPYVGNFDPDQTADVYRVH
- a CDS encoding penicillin acylase family protein; amino-acid sequence: MTAVMELLLRHLKAFAIVGGLIGAAYVLNATLGLRAAAVSHGSVTGLAIRAPVEILRDDRGIPHIRARNGHDLYFAQGFVEGSDRLFQMELMRRFVYGQLAEVLGSNELPIDEQVRTIDARDIVERQWRHLRPGDRAALDAFSDGVNAAMRSQPLPIEFRLLLYRPAAWKPRDCLAVGVAISLDLTDSWHSILARNDVWRRDGPRDFDAAFPLSDSKYDVSIRGNVDGPPARPAPSANVLRIAHVASRPIGSNAWAAGARRTATGRALLANDPHLDLNIPGIWYLIDLRAPGLHVAGAAIPGAPGIILGHNERVAWGATNGAVTSMSLFYAGRLHGGHWKRERFHVRFGPDVTRLYYRTPHEFAVPDDYDRTRLVLVRWSQYDAGASALAAILALNRAASARDAVRALATFPGPAQNFVIADTHGFAGYHLAGRIADDAAWGRYVHPARDLRATYPAIAFARLPRVAPSRDAVVLSANNKMYGDRYPYRLSAGFALPYRAYRIARLLRARTTYDVAYFARMQLDTFSPADLEFARDVVAYARSHPGALSTPLVDALARWDGRFTPNSDAATLERRLRIEAENDAPGLVALMNRFRAGRAPSDFEMDLRAAQWEPPRDLTGPWGEEGAVRIEHQFGPLGFAFLDGATLPGDGDEYTVHVQAPGFSQSFRAVWDIGNWDAGGIVIPSGESGEPGSAHYRDLSPQWISGRLAALPFSERAVRAATRERLVLVPSRP